ATTGTTATGTGAATAATTTTGTAATTTAATTATATGTATGTTCTTTAAATTTATACTTGAATATTATTTATAATTTATTCTATTTTATTTGTATTTATATTGTTTACAACACATGATTATAATTTACTTGGCGCGGTGAATATTCTAGTAGAGGAAAAACTAACAGCCCATTTAAGCCTAAAAgaatatctttccctaataataaagcgatTATCGCTTCTGCCCGCTCACCATCGTCGCACTCTTTGCTAAAACCCCCTTGTGTTTTTCAGTAATACAACTCACAGTCCTTCTTTTACTAATGATGGATCGTTAAAAAAACTGTGTTTTATCCAAACACAATCTCTTCCTTTCCAGACGCGGCGGACAAGAGAAGGTGAGGTGCGGGCGAAGCAGCAGTAAAAGGGGCACGCGGCGGAGCAGCAGTAGAAGGGGCGCGCGGCGGAGCAGGAGAAGCTGGTCGAGCCCTTGTCGCGGGACAGCTACAACCGTCTCCCGCTTCCTATCCAGCCGCAGCGGAGCAGGAGAAGTTCAGGCGCGGCGCGACGGAGCAGGAGAGGTTCAGGGGCGGTGCTAGCGGAGCAGGAGAGGTTCATGGGTGGTGCCCTTGTCGCCGGACGGCCATCCTTGTTGCGCTTGATGGAGGACAGAAGGGGGAACATTTTCTGGTGGGTACGCCGGCCGCGGGCACGCTTCGCTGTGACCTGCCGCCGCCAATCCTCTCCGGCCTCCGCTTCGCTCTGACCTGTCTGCCGCCGCCAGTCCTCTCTGGCCTCCTCCGTCATATCCTTCTCAATCTCCGACGAGCTGTTCCTGTGTCGTGATTTAATTGGATGAACAATCGGAGGCCGTGTCCTTGTCCAACACCAAGCAATGGAGTGCCGACCCGGATTTGAGTTGCTTGCCATAAGAAGGAGCGGTCCTCGGCCGGAATCTCCATCAGATTGCGTCCTTGGACCATAAGCTCCATCAAAGCCTGTCCAAATTGCTTTTTGACGCAACATACAATGTCGCCGTCGAGTTTGCCGGAGGAACAAGACCATCTGCCGAACCGTCCAATTTTGCCTGCCTCGGCTACACCAAAGGTATGTATCCCCTTCATATTCACTGGATGGAATCCCCTGtttgcagctttgcggaccttcaaAGTGGCTTGCCAAAGACGAAACCATtatcgttgaacgaatcagaccggggcaacaccccagacacgccatcgaactctagatctgccccccccccccacatgactaagacgtcgaaggaggaaaccatGCGTGCCATCCATGAACCACGAGCCCAGCACACGTTCCATCTTTCAGATGtcatcgatgcagaccacaatttgcatccgctcctcgactacctcccaagctccgcatGGACGTTGGAACAAACGTCGTCGCAACGACGGAGCCCCAGGACACATGTCCACCACAagcatgccgccgccgccacgacatCCCTGCTTGAGCTGGTTCCAGATCCTTCACCGACAATAGAGACAATTGACTCGCCGGAGAAGAATCCGGAGCTTCTTTATTTagcatcgccgtcgccgccgccgaagcAAAGACATCGAACGATACAAAACCCTAAGCTTCTTGGGCCCTAAAACCTAAAGCTAAAACAGTCCACAAGCGcgggatccggcgaccccctcaCCACCGACAACCAAAAGGTCGCCGGTGGAGGAGAGCTGCCGGAAGACGGCATGGGAAGGAGCGGCTCTCCTGAAGACCTACGCAAGTTTGAGCGTGTAgcgacgtactccctccgttcggaattacttgtcgtagaaatggatgtatctagatgtattttagttctagatacatccattttcgagacaagtaattccgaacggagggagtagtacatataTGTACGTATCTACGCTATATTACAGCTTTAGGACTCGTATCGACTTAACAAGAGTCAGGAATACTTAACCCAAACCGGTAAAGATAGCTTTGCAACTGCAGCAGCTGTTCAATAACAATGACAATTCAGAATCTGATTCAAATTCAACATTCTGATATAACTAGCAGGATATAGAACGCCGAAATTGGCAAACGTTATGGAAAACACAGAGAGTGCGTAGGATGCAGAATAAGTTCTCGTCTTGTTATGCTTCCCTTTACCAAAAGAGCTTTGCTTAGACCCAGAAGCATTTACAACCACATACTACTACTACACATAGGGTTAATTTCAACGGCAACCATGTCAGCGGACAGTGTCGTAGCAACTCCTATTGAAATCTGGATACCTGCACAACCACAATGCCATCAGTGAAACCCAATATGTAGTCACCCACTGAACAACCGTCAAAGCTATATATCTCATAATTCTGCATGATCACAACAATAAACATCAACTCAAAATTCTGCAGATCATGCGAAAAAACTAAAGATAAATCATCTCGGAAGCATTGGACAAAACTAACATCATCCTGGCAATACAAGAACAATTTAGTTTGTACTCCATCCGTCCGGAAATCCTTGTTtggatacatccccttttatccattttgatgacaagtatttccggacggagggagtagtgtttTACACACCTTGAACCTTTACCATTGGCATGTTCTTAGTTTTGTGCAAACAAAAGATCAATGACAAAAACTTAGGCCCCGCTCGGGAATTCACCGCTCCTAGGATCTGCGGAGCGGCTGTTTGCTGGCTCCTAGATTTTGCACTACAGCTCCGCCCGCTCCCGGAGCGGAGCCGTGGAGCGGAGTGACGCCGAACGGGGCCTTATTTACATATCATTGGTATACAAACAAAAAAGATCAATGACTCAATTCTTCCCTCACAAGCAAATACTGAACTTCCTAGAGTTTCACAACATTCAAGATTTAGAAGCTCACGTAAGAAAGCACAACAGTCTCATATCTAACTCATAATCAGAACAATTAGTTTGTACTAGCACACCTTCCTACCTCTACTTTAGACATGCTCCAATGTTCTTTTGCTACATTAGTACATGTGGTCATAGTAGAATCTAGTATTAGATCAGTGACTCGACACCCCCAGCAGAGGCAAAAGCTAAATTTCCTCGAGTGTCAAGTCATTTGAGTTGTGTATCATGTGCATATGAGAGGTTCCCGGACTACAAAGTATCAACATATGGATTGTAACTCAAAGGCACGCCTTTTGGAAATGTAAGAACTATATATACAATTAGGAATAAATCAAATTCGTGCACTGCAGGCCTAAAACAATCATGATCTTATAAACTGAGTAATAACCAACAAAAAAAAAAGATATGCGCATTGCAAACAGATTAGCTGACCTCACCTGTTCAACCAACATAGCACATTATTTGCAGATCTAATGTGTTCACAGGTCCAGAACAGCCCGTCTCCAGCCAACACCCTTACCTACAGGGAGAAGAAGCCAAGTAAACAATGAAAATTCAAGGAGAAGTAGAATCCATGAGAGTCATATACGTGCAAACCACTATGTATTCATGTATAACATGAGGGGAGGGGTTCAGAAGATTTTGTGACAAGGACAATAAATGAAGTAGTGACAAGGACAATAAATGAAGCTATGAATCTTGCCATTTGCCAGATGCAAGAGAGAGTAATAATAATCCTTTACCGGATGTTTAAATGTTGAAAGAACTATTCAGGAGGTAATTTGTACCAGCTATGTTCAGTGGCTTCAAACAAAATATGCAAAGATCAAGAAACCTCCGTGCAAAATGAAAGTACTATCGGAATTTAAAGAACTAGTACTATGTTtcgataaataaataaaatgcatgctgTTTTGAGTTGATCACTAGTATCAAGATGAATAAAAATAAACATTGTCTTCAAAAGGGAATGCATATGTATtgaatggtactccctccgtccggaaatacttgtcatcaaaatggataagaagagatgtatctagacgtattttagttctagatacatccctttttatccattttgatgacaagtattttcggacggagggagtaaaacctAACAAGCTTTAAGCTTTAAAATGTGCCAATCCATTAACTACTTCACATTCTTTTACTGCAGTTGTTGCCAGTTACCTATTGATAGAAATTTCGGATGAAAAGATCAATACAAGCTCACAAACGTGGTACAGAAATGGCCATGTGGCAAGAAGAGCTTTAGTTATATTTATGTACTAGATTTAATTTAGCCAGTAAAATTATACTGAATTACATTGCCAATTTTCCACTATATCGCCAGACTTATAAAGAAACGAGTAACTCAAGTTATATCTAGTCAGGCCCTTAATCACAAAAACAATAATACAACAAATACGTACCAATAGTAACTGGAATGAATCATTGAATCTTGTTACGCGAGGTACAAAAGTATTACCTGCAGTAAAGAAATTTCTGTATGGATAGTGGATCTTGGTACCCCAACGTGAGCTTTTAGAAAGAGTTCTGAACTGCATCGAGTCAAGTTCAAGCATGAACACGCCAAAATCCATAGCCAGAACAAGTGCATTTGATTCCTCATCGTATCCCACCAGATCTGCCTCATATCCCACCAGATATTCCTCTTGGAGCTTGCTACGCATTCCCTTCTGATAGAGCCTCTCCAATTGAAAGTTTTTCTGAAGCAGCACCCATTCAACAACGCCATCATAGTTTGATTTCCTTTCCCACAGTTGGATGCTCGAGTTTGACATTACTGCCAAGCCAAGACCACTACCATTATCTGTCCGTAACAGCTGGAAGTTTGAGTGGTTTGGACGAGGGGCGCATGCTGGCTTCTTAATCAAACCAAGGCTCTGCCGTTCAATATCAAATACCAGGATATCACCTCTCTGAAATAACCAATAAAATGCATTTCCAGTGAGAATGCTAGAGCTCGTCGTTAGAATCAAGTCTCTAGCGTCCGTCGAGACAACATCTCCCCACCCACCAGACGCTGAATCGTAGAGGCAGGCATATGTCGGTAGAGTACTGAAATATCCTTCTGACTGTCCGCTGCGGATAATCACCAACTTAAACGGGCTCGAGAAACAATCGCCATGAATGTGCCCCTCCTCGGTATCAGCACACAGCACCGCGGCGTGCCACTGCCAGAGTATGAACTCACCGTCTTCGTCGAAGATTTCGTTGGAGAGCTCCTGTGGAAAAGACACGCGGTGCTGCTGTCCGGTCAGGGGGTCCCACACGACTACCTTGCGCAGGCTCTCATTGAGCAGGACAGCGAGCCCATGGCGGCAGCCCAAGAAGCTCCAGAAGTAGGAGTGTCTGCTGCTCTCGGGCACGGCAAAGCGCTCGGTGGGGATGGGGATGCTGTTGGATTCCGTGTCAGGGAAAGGAACGAAGTTGAGGCTCGTTTCATCAAACCCAGCAAAGAAGCCCAACAGAGGAGCCTTCCGGTGGTGTTTGCGGTAGCATGCTGTGAAATTCTGATCGGAGAGGAGGCTGTGCCAGCGCTTGCAGACAAGGGAGGCGCGGGGGAGGGAGGACGGCTGAAGAGGGAGGTGGAGGATGATCATCTCCAGCAGGTCATCACTGTCCAGCGGTGTTGCTGGCACTTGTGaggaacttatattgtcgtcatcGAGGACCTCAGATATGTATTCAGCTGATGCTGTGGAACACAGCAGCCTCTTGGCAGTTCCAAGAAAGTCACCATGCATTCCTCCAGGCATACCACCGCCAGGGAAACCACCAGGCATGCCTCCAGTTGGTGATTGC
Above is a window of Triticum aestivum cultivar Chinese Spring chromosome 6B, IWGSC CS RefSeq v2.1, whole genome shotgun sequence DNA encoding:
- the LOC123136662 gene encoding uncharacterized protein isoform X1; the protein is MTGSGKRGMTRKLSVTGFVDVLTAEAQAAYEKAKRSEQSPTGGMPGGFPGGGMPGGMHGDFLGTAKRLLCSTASAEYISEVLDDDNISSSQVPATPLDSDDLLEMIILHLPLQPSSLPRASLVCKRWHSLLSDQNFTACYRKHHRKAPLLGFFAGFDETSLNFVPFPDTESNSIPIPTERFAVPESSRHSYFWSFLGCRHGLAVLLNESLRKVVVWDPLTGQQHRVSFPQELSNEIFDEDGEFILWQWHAAVLCADTEEGHIHGDCFSSPFKLVIIRSGQSEGYFSTLPTYACLYDSASGGWGDVVSTDARDLILTTSSSILTGNAFYWLFQRGDILVFDIERQSLGLIKKPACAPRPNHSNFQLLRTDNGSGLGLAVMSNSSIQLWERKSNYDGVVEWVLLQKNFQLERLYQKGMRSKLQEEYLVGYEADLVGYDEESNALVLAMDFGVFMLELDSMQFRTLSKSSRWGTKIHYPYRNFFTAGKGVGWRRAVLDL